In a single window of the Nitrospirota bacterium genome:
- a CDS encoding flagellar hook-basal body protein: protein MYKGMYIAASGAVSKMKELELVSNNIANSNTYGYKLDRMGFKDFLLTELNDMEQPNDARDMTYHSGVYTDRSMGGLIHTGNQLDAAINGPGYFVLDGGKYTRNGNFKVNSAGFLSTADGRLVQGTSGPIGIPNGDINISSDGNVSVNGVSIDKLQVVQFENPASVYKQGDSTFASEEPPVASNSTVEQGHLETSNVNIVREMVNMIELYREYEAHQKVMQSFDEATSKVTTGMANI from the coding sequence ATGTATAAAGGAATGTATATAGCTGCCTCTGGGGCAGTGTCAAAAATGAAGGAGTTGGAATTAGTTTCCAACAACATAGCCAACTCTAACACGTATGGTTACAAACTTGACAGGATGGGCTTTAAAGACTTTTTGCTTACCGAGTTAAACGATATGGAACAGCCCAACGATGCAAGAGATATGACCTACCACTCCGGAGTTTATACCGACCGCTCAATGGGCGGCTTGATTCACACCGGCAACCAACTGGACGCGGCCATAAACGGGCCCGGTTATTTTGTTTTAGACGGCGGCAAATACACAAGAAACGGTAACTTTAAAGTCAACTCAGCGGGTTTTCTTTCTACTGCCGATGGACGGCTTGTTCAAGGCACAAGCGGCCCTATTGGAATCCCTAACGGGGATATCAACATCAGCAGCGATGGTAATGTCTCAGTAAACGGCGTATCAATAGACAAGCTTCAGGTTGTGCAATTTGAAAACCCGGCATCTGTCTATAAACAAGGCGACAGCACCTTTGCCTCAGAAGAGCCGCCTGTTGCGTCAAATTCAACTGTGGAGCAAGGCCACCTTGAAACGTCAAATGTCAACATAGTGCGGGAAATGGTCAACATGATAGAGCTCTACAGAGAGTACGAGGCACATCAGAAAGTAATGCAGTCTTTTGATGAAGCTACCAGTAAAGTAACTACCGGCATGGCAAATATATAA
- a CDS encoding PAS domain S-box protein, with translation MQNILIVDDMVENLLVLETLLDQADVNIVRAINGKEALWKLLSDEFALLILDVNMPEMNGFEVANLIRTNKKTRTLPIIFISATNIDEAFVFKGYNLGAVDYLVKPVNDIVLKSKVSVFLKLDKQRRIIIDHSQLLRKANEELRLQGEILANVSEGVILIKASDGTIVFTNPKFEQMFGYNEGELIGRNISVVNAPGEKTPEETAREIQDSLNRNNVWRGELRNIKKTGEIFWCYATVSTFDHAKYGKVWIAVHNDITQTKRAQEEVKTERDKLKRIMEKMQDGVIITSKEYDIEYINDTISKVFGDVNGRKCYEYFHNDTKPCQLCRSEEVFSGKSIVREAYSPVSNKTYSIFETHINNLDGTLSKFEVSHDITDIKNAQEIMKRELDLQSAIAEVSGALLSADKSIYDIAQIVHKQAMKLTSSAHGFVSEVDTETEEVITHALKGCIPSGHIPLERFLSTPAVIGDTLIGQIALANPEKDYTDEDLNIIKRLATIYALAVERKRIEEQLKNLNNHLGAMVEEEIEKRRTHEQMLIQQSKMAAMGEMIGLIAHQWKQPLNAVGLTIQDIRDTYEYDELNEQYLDKSVESMMAQLSFMSKTIDDFRNFFVPSKLKVRFNVKTAIEELLSMFANILIKNNIKVSVQTDSDTLFSTFGYPNEFKQVVLSILNNSRDAIAAIKTNGSEIKGCITINIGNNEGKSRVIVLIGDNGGGIADDIIGKIFEPYFSTKETDGTGIGLYMSKTIIETNMGGSLTVRNISGGAEFVISLDVYTVDPGK, from the coding sequence ATGCAAAACATATTGATAGTTGATGATATGGTGGAAAATCTCCTTGTACTGGAAACTCTCCTTGATCAGGCAGACGTAAATATAGTAAGGGCGATAAATGGTAAAGAGGCGCTGTGGAAACTTCTAAGCGATGAGTTTGCCCTTTTAATACTTGACGTAAATATGCCTGAAATGAATGGCTTTGAGGTAGCAAACCTAATTAGAACCAACAAGAAAACCAGGACGCTCCCAATAATTTTTATAAGTGCTACAAACATAGATGAAGCATTTGTTTTTAAGGGTTATAATCTTGGTGCCGTAGATTATTTAGTAAAACCGGTCAACGATATAGTTTTAAAAAGTAAGGTAAGCGTATTTCTTAAACTTGACAAACAAAGGCGAATAATAATTGATCATTCTCAGCTACTGCGTAAAGCAAACGAGGAGTTACGGCTTCAAGGTGAAATTTTGGCTAACGTGTCAGAGGGTGTTATACTCATTAAAGCCTCAGATGGAACCATTGTGTTTACTAACCCAAAATTTGAGCAGATGTTCGGTTACAATGAGGGAGAGCTAATTGGCAGGAATATCTCTGTTGTTAATGCTCCCGGTGAGAAAACACCTGAGGAAACAGCAAGGGAAATTCAGGATTCATTGAACAGAAACAATGTCTGGCGTGGTGAACTGCGTAATATTAAAAAAACAGGTGAGATTTTTTGGTGTTATGCAACCGTTTCGACCTTTGACCACGCAAAGTACGGTAAAGTGTGGATAGCTGTACACAATGATATAACGCAAACTAAGAGAGCACAGGAGGAGGTAAAAACAGAGAGGGATAAACTTAAAAGAATAATGGAGAAAATGCAAGACGGCGTCATTATAACAAGCAAAGAATATGATATAGAGTACATTAATGACACCATATCAAAAGTGTTTGGTGATGTAAACGGACGTAAATGTTATGAGTATTTTCATAATGACACAAAGCCCTGCCAGCTGTGCAGAAGTGAAGAGGTGTTTTCAGGTAAAAGCATTGTCCGGGAGGCATATTCACCTGTAAGCAATAAAACATATTCGATCTTTGAGACCCATATTAATAATCTTGATGGAACATTGTCCAAGTTTGAAGTCTCTCACGATATTACGGATATTAAAAATGCTCAGGAGATAATGAAAAGAGAGCTGGATCTACAAAGCGCTATTGCAGAAGTATCAGGGGCATTATTATCTGCTGATAAAAGTATATATGATATAGCACAGATAGTGCACAAACAGGCTATGAAACTTACCTCAAGCGCTCACGGCTTTGTGTCCGAGGTTGATACAGAAACTGAGGAGGTCATAACACATGCTTTGAAAGGTTGTATTCCCTCCGGGCACATTCCATTGGAGAGGTTTCTTTCTACTCCTGCTGTGATTGGTGATACGCTTATTGGACAGATAGCTCTTGCTAACCCGGAGAAAGATTATACCGATGAGGATTTAAACATCATAAAACGTCTTGCAACAATTTATGCACTTGCAGTTGAGCGTAAACGAATTGAAGAGCAATTGAAAAACTTAAATAATCATCTTGGGGCAATGGTAGAGGAGGAGATCGAAAAAAGACGAACTCATGAGCAGATGCTGATTCAGCAGTCTAAGATGGCAGCCATGGGGGAAATGATAGGATTAATCGCCCACCAGTGGAAACAGCCGCTAAATGCTGTAGGATTAACGATACAGGATATAAGAGATACTTATGAGTACGATGAACTTAATGAACAATATCTCGATAAGTCAGTTGAATCCATGATGGCACAGTTAAGTTTCATGTCAAAGACGATAGATGATTTCAGGAATTTCTTTGTACCCTCAAAGTTAAAAGTCCGGTTTAATGTAAAGACAGCTATAGAGGAATTGCTGTCAATGTTTGCAAATATACTTATCAAAAACAATATAAAAGTTTCTGTGCAAACAGACAGCGATACGTTATTTAGTACTTTTGGCTATCCAAATGAATTTAAGCAGGTGGTGCTCAGTATTTTAAATAACTCAAGAGATGCAATTGCCGCCATAAAGACAAATGGCAGCGAAATCAAAGGTTGTATCACAATTAATATAGGTAACAACGAAGGCAAATCCAGGGTCATCGTTTTAATAGGAGACAACGGCGGAGGAATTGCCGATGATATTATAGGAAAAATTTTTGAGCCTTATTTTTCAACTAAAGAAACCGATGGCACAGGGATTGGGCTTTATATGTCAAAGACGATAATAGAGACAAATATGGGCGGCAGTTTAACAGTGCGTAATATCAGTGGCGGAGCGGAGTTTGTGATAAGTCTGGATGTTTATACGGTTGACCCCGGCAAATAG
- a CDS encoding flagellar basal body L-ring protein FlgH, whose translation MKTLLMIMAIFSLLASYGCQSPASKLPTQSSKYYYGGDSEKRPQDGSLYTDTASLYEDRKAKRLNDIVTINISESVTADNKDETDGTKTSTLNEGVTGLFNLTSATLGLTGGAGSGGQVNTSAKDSYTGKGETKQDAKFTATIAAKVIEVLPNGNLVIDSRKEVTINYERKILVLQGIIRPDDVDSNNAVASSKVADARMYLVGDGYLQELQSPGWLVRLWNKVSPF comes from the coding sequence ATGAAAACACTATTAATGATAATGGCAATCTTTTCACTTTTGGCCAGCTATGGCTGTCAATCGCCGGCCAGTAAACTCCCTACTCAATCATCAAAGTACTACTATGGCGGGGATTCAGAAAAACGTCCTCAGGACGGCTCTTTGTACACCGATACGGCAAGCCTCTATGAGGACAGAAAGGCAAAGCGGCTTAATGACATTGTAACAATAAATATCTCAGAAAGCGTAACGGCAGATAATAAAGATGAAACCGATGGGACTAAGACTTCAACTTTAAATGAAGGTGTAACGGGTCTTTTTAATTTAACATCCGCCACTTTAGGCCTGACTGGTGGAGCAGGCTCCGGTGGCCAGGTTAATACCTCTGCAAAAGACAGTTACACGGGCAAAGGCGAAACCAAGCAAGATGCTAAATTCACTGCTACCATAGCGGCTAAAGTTATAGAAGTGCTTCCTAACGGCAATCTCGTAATTGATTCAAGAAAAGAGGTTACCATAAATTATGAAAGAAAAATTCTGGTGCTTCAGGGTATAATAAGGCCTGATGATGTGGACTCAAATAACGCTGTAGCAAGCTCAAAGGTGGCTGATGCCAGGATGTATCTGGTAGGAGATGGTTACTTGCAAGAACTGCAGTCACCGGGATGGCTGGTAAGGCTTTGGAATAAGGTTTCACCCTTTTAA
- a CDS encoding rod-binding protein: protein MPVGGVDSFGALQQLKGKKDGKSVKTVACEMEALFIEQMLKSMRQTVKPMFGKGLGGDVFMGMFDTELSREFAKRGLGLQDMIVKQLNMKNEIQGKNTETDEDV, encoded by the coding sequence ATGCCGGTAGGCGGGGTGGATTCTTTCGGCGCGTTACAACAGCTGAAGGGGAAAAAGGACGGGAAGTCGGTTAAAACCGTAGCTTGCGAGATGGAGGCACTCTTTATCGAGCAAATGCTAAAGTCCATGAGACAGACAGTAAAGCCAATGTTTGGAAAAGGCTTAGGTGGCGATGTGTTTATGGGAATGTTTGACACTGAGCTTTCCCGCGAATTTGCCAAAAGAGGCCTTGGTTTGCAAGACATGATTGTTAAGCAGCTTAATATGAAAAATGAAATTCAGGGAAAAAATACCGAAACAGACGAGGATGTCTAA
- a CDS encoding N-acetylmuramoyl-L-alanine amidase: MRRLQVVSLVAVCLLLLVQAAAGANAKNEIKDVRVFSSKQYTRVVIDLLTTPVFKEGAIPDAKKIYFDLQDAVLRATSVKSKDVSNAVIKKVRLGQFDATTVRIVFDLDNYTQHRVFTLTDPNRIIIDVYAAKEQTEPLPAESKSGVEETSAKKDQPLIKEKTKAKEKTEPLPFEAKPGTDGTVAKKDQPLVKEKTKTKEKTEPLPAESKSGVEETSAKKDQPLVKEKTKTKEKTEPLPFEAKPGTEETSAKRDQPLVKEKTKTGEKVKSEQKAKPEEKAKAEEKVKSEPKTTDEDVAKIEEKVKAELKSKLEEKPKKSDKVKTASQKHSDKPKTSVKDKGKKGKDSDIAVQEIEKKVESETFTRKKIVIDPGHGGHDTGAIGVTGLQEKDVVLEVAKKTATILKEKYMYDVTLTRDDDTFISLDERAAIANGKNADLFVSIHGNANNSPSVRGLETYFLNFSNSEESMKVAARENDISVKRMKEVQSELGLILASLARETKRDESLRLAHYLQNSLYTYLRKKHKDIVDHGVRQALFYVLVGANMPSALVEISYLTNPDEEKRLKTDQYKDEIAASLAAGINKYMTSLPGAPEYAKAAGAKKRLN; encoded by the coding sequence ATGCGCCGTTTACAGGTCGTTTCCCTTGTTGCTGTGTGTTTGCTCTTGTTAGTGCAAGCAGCAGCGGGGGCTAATGCCAAAAACGAAATTAAAGATGTACGGGTATTTTCTTCAAAACAATATACACGCGTAGTTATAGATCTGCTCACTACCCCTGTCTTTAAAGAAGGGGCTATCCCTGACGCTAAGAAAATTTACTTTGACCTGCAGGATGCCGTCCTGAGAGCAACGTCTGTGAAGTCTAAGGATGTATCTAATGCTGTCATTAAAAAGGTACGCTTAGGACAGTTTGACGCAACCACGGTAAGAATTGTTTTTGATCTCGACAACTACACTCAGCACAGGGTGTTTACCTTAACAGATCCTAACAGAATAATTATAGATGTATATGCTGCTAAGGAACAAACTGAACCTCTGCCTGCAGAGTCAAAATCAGGAGTCGAGGAAACCTCTGCAAAAAAAGACCAGCCATTAATTAAGGAAAAAACCAAAGCTAAGGAAAAAACCGAACCTTTGCCTTTTGAGGCTAAACCAGGCACCGATGGAACCGTTGCAAAAAAAGACCAGCCATTAGTTAAGGAAAAAACTAAAACTAAGGAAAAAACTGAACCTCTGCCCGCAGAGTCAAAATCAGGAGTCGAGGAAACCTCTGCAAAAAAAGACCAGCCATTAGTTAAGGAAAAAACTAAAACTAAGGAAAAAACTGAACCTCTGCCTTTTGAGGCAAAACCAGGCACCGAGGAAACCTCTGCAAAAAGAGACCAACCATTAGTTAAGGAAAAAACTAAAACAGGGGAGAAAGTTAAATCCGAGCAAAAGGCCAAACCAGAAGAGAAAGCTAAAGCTGAAGAGAAAGTTAAATCCGAGCCAAAAACCACAGATGAGGATGTGGCAAAAATTGAGGAAAAGGTCAAAGCTGAACTAAAGTCTAAACTTGAGGAAAAGCCTAAAAAATCTGACAAAGTTAAGACTGCCAGTCAAAAACACTCTGATAAGCCAAAGACATCTGTCAAAGATAAGGGGAAAAAGGGCAAGGACAGTGATATCGCAGTGCAGGAAATTGAGAAAAAAGTGGAGAGTGAGACTTTTACCCGTAAAAAGATAGTGATAGACCCTGGACATGGCGGCCATGACACCGGGGCCATAGGTGTAACCGGCCTTCAGGAAAAAGATGTTGTGTTAGAGGTAGCTAAAAAGACTGCCACTATTTTGAAAGAAAAATATATGTATGATGTAACCCTTACGCGCGATGATGACACGTTCATCTCCCTTGACGAAAGAGCCGCCATAGCAAATGGTAAAAATGCCGATTTGTTTGTCTCCATCCATGGCAATGCCAATAATTCCCCCTCGGTGCGAGGTTTAGAGACATACTTTCTCAACTTTTCTAACAGCGAGGAGTCAATGAAAGTAGCTGCCCGTGAAAACGACATCTCAGTAAAACGGATGAAAGAAGTGCAATCGGAACTGGGGCTTATTCTGGCCTCACTGGCACGTGAGACCAAACGTGATGAATCCCTCCGGCTTGCCCACTACTTACAAAACTCACTGTACACGTATCTGAGGAAAAAACATAAGGATATAGTGGATCATGGCGTAAGACAGGCGCTGTTTTACGTTTTAGTCGGTGCTAACATGCCCTCAGCCCTTGTTGAAATTTCATACCTTACAAACCCTGATGAGGAAAAGCGCCTGAAAACTGACCAGTACAAGGATGAAATAGCCGCCTCCCTTGCCGCAGGCATTAACAAGTACATGACCTCGCTGCCAGGAGCACCGGAGTATGCAAAGGCTGCCGGAGCCAAAAAGAGACTCAACTAA
- a CDS encoding flagellar protein FlgN — translation MKKYVADIKKVLLSQLQGYRSLFSLLTRERESLVDFNEQAVEQLSKEKDTLILKLRLLEDERIRLVKRLTNEIYLRSPELKEQITGSTTPADFNLAKLAELTADNEFMEIRASLKSLLQSLDELNSFNRVLIDRSLSYVRNNLNLLNSLGSAQLKKDKTGMFLTREA, via the coding sequence GTGAAAAAATATGTGGCAGACATAAAAAAGGTTCTCCTCAGCCAGTTACAAGGCTATCGGAGTCTTTTTAGTCTTCTTACCAGAGAGAGGGAGAGCCTTGTTGATTTTAATGAACAGGCAGTTGAGCAGCTTTCTAAGGAAAAAGATACGTTAATACTGAAGTTACGGCTTTTAGAGGATGAGCGAATACGATTAGTGAAACGGCTTACAAATGAAATATATCTTCGGTCTCCTGAGTTAAAAGAGCAAATTACAGGCTCAACAACACCTGCAGATTTTAATTTAGCAAAATTAGCTGAATTAACCGCCGATAACGAATTTATGGAGATACGTGCAAGTTTAAAGTCATTACTTCAAAGCCTTGATGAACTGAATAGTTTCAACAGGGTACTGATAGACCGTTCCCTTAGCTATGTGAGAAACAACCTGAACTTGCTTAATTCACTGGGGTCAGCACAGCTTAAAAAAGACAAGACAGGTATGTTTCTAACCAGGGAGGCCTGA
- the flgG gene encoding flagellar basal-body rod protein FlgG — protein MQRSLFIAATGMTAQQTNINTISNNLANVNTYGFKKGRAEFKDLMYQAIINPGAQTAEGLVSPTGEQIGLGVAPVAVGKIFMQGDVINTGNQLDLSVDGTGFFQILMPDGTISYTRSGAFKLDKDGKIVNDSGYPLEPEITVPSDTTALSISSDGIVSVTQNTQTTYSQIGQIELARFVNPAGLKAIGSNLYQETDASGAVDLGTASQNGFGSISQGFLETSNVNVVDEMVNMIVAQRAYEFNSKAIQTSDEMLQTANNLKR, from the coding sequence ATGCAAAGATCACTTTTTATAGCGGCAACGGGAATGACTGCTCAGCAGACCAATATTAACACAATATCAAACAACCTGGCTAATGTAAACACGTATGGTTTCAAAAAAGGCCGGGCTGAGTTTAAGGATTTGATGTATCAGGCAATCATAAACCCGGGCGCTCAAACGGCAGAGGGATTGGTATCGCCTACCGGTGAACAAATAGGCCTTGGAGTAGCGCCCGTGGCAGTTGGGAAAATATTTATGCAGGGGGATGTTATAAATACAGGGAATCAGCTGGATCTCTCAGTTGATGGCACAGGGTTTTTTCAGATTCTAATGCCGGATGGCACAATTTCATACACCCGTTCGGGAGCCTTTAAACTGGATAAGGATGGTAAAATTGTTAACGATTCCGGTTACCCGCTTGAACCGGAAATAACCGTTCCCAGTGATACTACCGCCTTAAGTATAAGCTCTGACGGCATTGTGTCTGTGACTCAAAACACACAGACCACCTACAGCCAAATTGGACAGATAGAGCTTGCACGGTTTGTTAACCCGGCAGGTCTTAAGGCAATAGGTTCAAATCTGTATCAAGAGACCGATGCCTCAGGAGCAGTGGATTTGGGCACTGCCTCACAGAATGGTTTTGGCTCGATTTCTCAGGGGTTTTTGGAAACCAGCAACGTTAATGTAGTTGATGAAATGGTAAACATGATAGTTGCCCAGAGAGCTTATGAATTTAACTCAAAAGCAATCCAAACGTCTGATGAGATGCTTCAGACGGCTAATAATCTAAAGAGGTAA
- the flgA gene encoding flagellar basal body P-ring formation protein FlgA gives MVTTLILTMLMAVWSPEDAVKAYVTEVYPWPDVEVRSVSPAAEFPDMPPVEVVLYNGAIPGRAMFAMKFSSGDVNYYEADVSARTWVMANVRPLKKGTVLALDDIAKTLYDIRRIPAGAITDPSLIVGKMVNHTIPANRVITSTLIETAPVVQKGREVVMMVKADKFTITMSGIAKEDGIMGQYIRVANPKSKKIIFGKVIDSRTVIVDN, from the coding sequence ATGGTGACAACTCTAATTTTAACAATGCTTATGGCAGTGTGGAGCCCTGAGGATGCCGTAAAGGCCTATGTCACGGAGGTGTATCCGTGGCCTGATGTGGAGGTCAGAAGCGTAAGTCCTGCAGCAGAGTTTCCCGATATGCCCCCTGTTGAGGTCGTTTTATATAACGGTGCAATACCAGGCAGAGCCATGTTTGCAATGAAGTTTTCCTCCGGTGACGTCAATTACTACGAGGCGGATGTTTCGGCACGTACATGGGTAATGGCTAATGTGAGACCTCTGAAAAAGGGCACTGTTCTTGCATTAGACGATATTGCAAAAACCCTGTATGATATAAGAAGAATTCCTGCAGGCGCTATCACTGATCCATCATTAATCGTTGGGAAAATGGTTAATCACACAATTCCAGCCAATCGGGTTATTACCAGCACTCTTATTGAAACAGCACCGGTTGTTCAGAAAGGCCGTGAGGTTGTTATGATGGTCAAAGCTGACAAATTTACAATAACCATGAGCGGTATAGCGAAAGAAGACGGCATTATGGGACAGTATATCAGAGTTGCAAACCCAAAATCTAAAAAAATAATCTTCGGCAAAGTCATCGACAGCCGTACTGTAATTGTGGACAACTAA
- a CDS encoding NifU family protein, with product MDKDAIEKVIGKVREGLKPEGGDIELINEKDGVLYVRLTGSCESCPMSGLTMTNWVEKTLLEGLPGLKGVKAV from the coding sequence ATGGACAAAGATGCCATTGAAAAAGTCATAGGAAAAGTAAGAGAAGGGCTTAAACCTGAGGGCGGCGACATTGAGTTAATAAACGAAAAGGACGGGGTTTTATACGTCCGGTTAACCGGTTCCTGTGAGAGTTGTCCAATGTCGGGGTTAACTATGACAAACTGGGTAGAAAAAACGCTTTTAGAGGGACTTCCCGGATTAAAAGGTGTAAAGGCTGTCTGA
- a CDS encoding flagellar basal body P-ring protein FlgI, protein MTGLDILAKRCAKQAIAALLMAAISLLTASTVCAERVKDITTVKGIRENQLVGYGLVVGLNGSGDKKGPMLQSMVNMLYRMGVSIKSTDITAKNVAAVMVTAALPAFPKVGMKVDANVSAIGDAKSLQGGTLVMTPLQGPDNKVYALAQGSVSIGGFTAAQSGASVTKNFPTVGLITSGASVEKEFGFDLAHAEDITFNLKNSDFTTASNIRNAINGFLGGNYATTPDPSSVKVKIPPKYTNRVVELVNQLESLDANTDNRAKVIVNERTGTVIIGENVKLHPVAIAHGDLTIEVKFPSPQMEPGAVVQPAAAIDIKDKNVALTKITGSTLSEIVAALNKLGATPRDLIAILQSLKASGSLTADLEII, encoded by the coding sequence ATGACAGGTTTGGATATATTAGCAAAAAGATGCGCAAAACAGGCGATAGCAGCACTTTTGATGGCGGCTATAAGCCTTCTTACCGCCTCAACAGTGTGTGCTGAGCGTGTCAAAGACATAACCACAGTAAAAGGGATACGGGAGAATCAACTTGTTGGTTATGGCCTTGTTGTGGGTTTAAACGGCAGCGGTGACAAAAAAGGCCCCATGCTCCAGAGCATGGTAAATATGCTCTATCGGATGGGGGTTTCTATAAAATCCACGGATATTACTGCAAAAAACGTGGCTGCTGTAATGGTCACGGCAGCTCTGCCAGCCTTTCCAAAAGTCGGGATGAAGGTGGACGCAAATGTGTCAGCTATCGGGGACGCTAAAAGTCTTCAGGGTGGCACCCTTGTGATGACCCCTCTGCAAGGCCCTGACAATAAAGTCTATGCACTGGCTCAGGGCAGCGTATCAATCGGCGGCTTTACGGCAGCCCAGAGTGGCGCATCAGTTACTAAGAATTTCCCCACCGTTGGCCTTATCACTAGCGGTGCAAGCGTTGAGAAGGAGTTTGGCTTTGACCTTGCTCATGCTGAGGATATTACTTTTAATTTGAAAAATTCTGATTTTACCACGGCTTCAAACATAAGGAATGCCATAAATGGTTTTCTTGGCGGCAATTATGCCACCACCCCGGACCCATCCTCGGTGAAAGTTAAGATTCCGCCCAAATATACCAACAGGGTTGTAGAGCTTGTCAATCAACTTGAATCCCTTGACGCAAACACTGACAACAGAGCTAAAGTCATTGTAAATGAACGAACCGGGACAGTAATAATTGGCGAAAATGTTAAGCTCCACCCGGTGGCAATAGCACACGGGGATTTAACAATAGAGGTGAAGTTCCCTTCGCCACAAATGGAACCTGGAGCTGTTGTGCAACCTGCGGCAGCTATAGACATTAAAGATAAAAATGTGGCACTTACAAAAATCACCGGCTCAACCCTCAGTGAGATTGTCGCAGCCTTGAATAAACTTGGCGCTACCCCGCGTGATCTCATAGCCATACTCCAGTCGTTGAAGGCATCCGGCTCACTGACGGCCGATTTGGAGATAATATAG
- the flgM gene encoding flagellar biosynthesis anti-sigma factor FlgM: MKIYGNKPPDATEATGSRKAVRTSKDTNTGTGRAASDMVNISDRGRAIEDIKGTIATLPETRDEKVAAVSGAINDGTYEVSPENIASKMLQEAM, from the coding sequence ATGAAGATTTACGGCAATAAACCACCTGATGCTACTGAGGCAACCGGCAGCAGAAAGGCAGTCCGAACGTCAAAGGACACTAATACCGGTACTGGCAGGGCCGCAAGCGATATGGTCAATATATCGGACCGGGGACGCGCAATTGAGGATATTAAGGGTACCATAGCCACGCTGCCAGAGACCCGCGATGAAAAGGTTGCAGCGGTAAGCGGTGCTATAAATGACGGCACTTATGAGGTATCCCCTGAAAACATAGCGTCAAAGATGCTTCAAGAGGCGATGTGA
- the flgL gene encoding flagellar hook-associated protein FlgL, translated as MGVRMSQFLTNDRVTYSLQSNFGKLFNTQEQMASGLRINRPSDDTVAESKVLDYKLTINDNGQFQRNMNDAKGFLDASETAMNTLTDNLQRLDELIVDGTNGSRGPSDRIDIGQEVSTIRQGIYQLANTKYELRNIFSGQKVNQQAFSTSGSAYIFNGDGKPINVDINYTARITENITASAAFMISMATTQTIRLDNGTFAHYIPSKKTIGQSVMVGSVPTIQNYQVPQITITVSNSSNPTAAGISSSSFTNYMEMVEGVENAFNSNNVDMMQAYLKPIQLALDNTATVRATIGARANYIDRTNNALDDTTMQTQEVLSNYQDADIAKVVSDLSKSELAMQALRQSSFQIMSESLLNYLK; from the coding sequence ATGGGCGTAAGAATGTCTCAATTTTTAACAAACGACAGGGTTACTTATAGTTTACAGAGTAACTTTGGAAAACTCTTTAATACGCAGGAACAGATGGCTTCGGGGCTTAGAATTAACCGCCCCTCAGATGACACCGTAGCCGAGTCAAAGGTTCTGGATTATAAGCTTACTATAAATGATAACGGCCAATTTCAAAGAAATATGAATGATGCCAAAGGTTTTTTAGACGCCTCAGAAACTGCTATGAACACCTTAACCGATAACCTGCAACGCTTAGATGAACTCATCGTAGATGGCACAAACGGTTCAAGAGGGCCCTCTGACAGAATTGATATAGGGCAGGAGGTTTCCACTATAAGACAGGGTATCTACCAGCTTGCCAACACAAAGTATGAGTTACGTAATATTTTCTCCGGCCAAAAGGTTAATCAACAGGCCTTCAGCACCTCAGGGAGTGCATATATTTTCAATGGTGATGGCAAACCCATTAATGTGGATATAAACTACACAGCACGGATTACAGAGAATATAACCGCCTCAGCAGCATTTATGATTTCTATGGCTACAACTCAGACCATCAGACTGGATAACGGCACCTTTGCCCACTACATACCGTCTAAAAAGACTATAGGACAATCAGTTATGGTGGGATCAGTTCCCACAATTCAAAATTACCAGGTGCCGCAGATTACTATTACTGTAAGCAACTCAAGCAATCCCACAGCAGCCGGCATAAGTTCCTCGTCATTTACAAACTACATGGAGATGGTTGAGGGTGTGGAAAATGCCTTTAACTCTAATAATGTTGATATGATGCAGGCGTATCTGAAACCAATACAGTTGGCCCTTGATAACACAGCCACAGTGAGAGCAACAATAGGTGCAAGGGCAAATTACATAGACAGAACCAATAACGCACTTGACGATACCACTATGCAAACTCAGGAGGTACTGTCAAATTATCAGGATGCCGACATTGCAAAGGTAGTCTCTGATCTGTCGAAGTCCGAGCTTGCCATGCAGGCTTTGAGGCAAAGTTCATTCCAAATAATGTCAGAATCACTTTTGAATTATCTGAAATAA